One Streptomyces umbrinus genomic window, GACCGTCCAGGAACAGCTGCAGGTGACGGTGGACGAACCGGTCGAAGCACAGGGCCGCGGTGCCGGCCGGGGGCCTGCTGAGCTGGGCCACGGCGATCATGAGGTCGCCGACGCCCACGTCGGGTCGGAGCTGTCCGGCCTCGCGGGCACGCGCCATCAGCCGCTCGGTCAGTTCCTCGATCCGCTCACGCGCCGCTTCCATGTCCGGGTGGTGCTGGTCGAAGGTGCTGGACATCATCGGGCAGAGGGCCGAGAGCCGCTCGTCGGCACAGGCGTGCACGAAGCGCGAGAGCGCCTCGAACGCGTCGCCCGTCTCGGCGAGCGCGAGTTCGGCCGCCTCCGACGTACGGTCCATCACCGAGCAGACGACCTCCCGCACCAGTGCGTCCCGGTCCGGGAAGTTGCGGTACACCGTGGCATTGCCGACGCCGGCCCGGCGAGCGACCTCGTCGAGCGGCACGTCGGGGCCGAACTCCACGAACATCTCGCGGGCGGCGGTGACGATCCGCTCCCGGTTGCGCAGGGCGTCGGCGCGCGGCCGGGTCACCTTGTGCTGTACGCGGACTGCGGTCTCCACGGCGTACTCCTTGAGCCGGTGGGTGCGATCCGGGGATCGTTTCCCCGTTTCGCTCGGACACATGGCTAAACGGGGAAACGATCCCCGGTTATTTCCCAACCCCGAAGAGATTTCATGTGACCCGCGTCACACCCCTCAAAGGTCCCCCGAGCAGGAAACCCACGATCGGGCTCCTCCAGCGCGCGCCCGCGCATCCGGCGGCACAGGGTGATCGAACAGGGTGCAGCCACACCGGCCGGCTGCCTGGAGCGAAAGGCCCCTGCATGCAGCCGACCAGCCGTCGGATATCCCCGCGCCGCCGCGCCGCAGCCTTCGCCTCGGTCACCGTCCTCACCCTGGCGGTCAGCACCTCGGCCGGGACCGGACATCTGACGACCGGTTCCACCACGGCTGCGGGACCCATCGCGCTGGCGCGCTCCTCCCCCCTCGGTCCCTGCATGATCAGCGGCTCGATGGGCGTGCAGATGTCCGAGGGCATCCCCACCCCGGCCGGCTACTCGCGCTCCACCGGGACCGTCCGCGCCCTGAACCTGATGGTCGACTTCTCCGACGCGACCGGCGAGGGCAGCGCGCTCGACCGCTTCGGCGAGTTCTTCCCGCAGACCACCGACTGGTTCCGCACCAGTTCGTACGGCCGCCTCGACTACCGCCCCGAGGCCCCGATACCCGGCTGGCTGCGGATGCCCAAGTCCTTCGAGGAGTACGGGATAGAACGCGGGGCCCCCTTCGACCCCGGTTACCGCGACCTGGTCCAGGACCTCGTGGCCGCGGCCGATCCGAAGGTGGACTTCAGGGAGTACGACCTGCTGAACGTCCTGATGACCCCGAACGCCGGCCCCTCCGCCCTGGACACGGTCCTGTCGGTGACCTTCGCGGGCAACACGGAGGCGCCGGTCGCGGACGGGGTGCCCGTCGCGAACGCGTCGTTCGTCTACTCCCGCCAGGACGACGGCTCCGGCTCGTACGACGAGACCGGCTACCGCGTACTCCCCCACGAGAACGGCCATGTCTTCGGGCTGCCCGACCTCTACACCCAGGACGGGGGCGCCGCGGTCGGGCACTGGGACATCATGAGCGAGGACTGGGGGGCCGACAACGACCTG contains:
- a CDS encoding TetR/AcrR family transcriptional regulator, encoding METAVRVQHKVTRPRADALRNRERIVTAAREMFVEFGPDVPLDEVARRAGVGNATVYRNFPDRDALVREVVCSVMDRTSEAAELALAETGDAFEALSRFVHACADERLSALCPMMSSTFDQHHPDMEAARERIEELTERLMARAREAGQLRPDVGVGDLMIAVAQLSRPPAGTAALCFDRFVHRHLQLFLDGLRAPARSELPGMTATMEDLRQA
- a CDS encoding M6 family metalloprotease domain-containing protein codes for the protein MQPTSRRISPRRRAAAFASVTVLTLAVSTSAGTGHLTTGSTTAAGPIALARSSPLGPCMISGSMGVQMSEGIPTPAGYSRSTGTVRALNLMVDFSDATGEGSALDRFGEFFPQTTDWFRTSSYGRLDYRPEAPIPGWLRMPKSFEEYGIERGAPFDPGYRDLVQDLVAAADPKVDFREYDLLNVLMTPNAGPSALDTVLSVTFAGNTEAPVADGVPVANASFVYSRQDDGSGSYDETGYRVLPHENGHVFGLPDLYTQDGGAAVGHWDIMSEDWGADNDLLGWHKWKLGWLDDAQVGCASAAGTTEHVLTPLAEPGTGGKLVFVPVDSKTGYAVELRTRSGNDDAVCKMGVLIYKVDANVDTGRGPITVIDSTKDSGGCTRSPNVHAELSDAAFSPGQYFKDLRTGIRITVAGTDATGKHQVYVTRDRQAAS